Genomic DNA from Paenibacillus sp. KS-LC4:
GCTAAAATCGCCAAAATTTCCGTGCCATCCAGCGATCCGCCAAAACGGATAACGAGACCGATACCGCCGCCTAGAATAATACCGCCGAACAATACAGCAAGCAGCTTATCCTCTGTAAAGGCGTCTACGTGATGCAGCAGCTGCGTCGTTACGGACATGACCACGATACCGTATAAGGTAGATATTGCAAACGTCTTGCCAATTTGCTTGAAGCCGATGAACAGAAATGGCAGGTTTAGGAGGAAAATAAAAATACCCAGAGGCTTGTCTGTCAGGTGAGAGACCATAATCGAAATACCGGTAATTCCTCCGTCAATGACGCTGTTGGGGACGAGGAACAGCTCCAGCGCGACGCCCATGAGGATGGCTCCAACTGTAATGAACAGCGCTCTTTTTAAAAATTCGAGCTTTGAAAGTTTCTTGTGTGCTTTTGCCATGCTTTGCCTCCGACTATTTTCTTTTAAGACTAGCATAGAAATGGATATTTTTCAAAACAACGGTTGGAAATATTGCAAGTTAGCTTTTAACCCGCTATAATTAGACCGATCAGTCGGTCTAGTAGGA
This window encodes:
- a CDS encoding YitT family protein, which encodes MAKAHKKLSKLEFLKRALFITVGAILMGVALELFLVPNSVIDGGITGISIMVSHLTDKPLGIFIFLLNLPFLFIGFKQIGKTFAISTLYGIVVMSVTTQLLHHVDAFTEDKLLAVLFGGIILGGGIGLVIRFGGSLDGTEILAILASKKFSMPVGQFIMIVNVFIFILAGFVFQWDSAMYSMFTYYIATKVMDIVVEGLDESKSVTIISAEYEEISEAVMSRLGRSTTYIQARGGYSREETQMIYCVVNRLEVAKLKSIVHDIDPRAFVAIEHVSDVSGGNFSKKEIH